A part of Crassostrea angulata isolate pt1a10 chromosome 5, ASM2561291v2, whole genome shotgun sequence genomic DNA contains:
- the LOC128186199 gene encoding uncharacterized protein LOC128186199 isoform X1 — MVTECHGLPYRTFHPCFPNHEMEFVKPTNAFRAGFTPLVQKPRPHTSLPLHHQSFAATPRIRSAVMTMPRSHVSIARFYDWSEDLGECVSVSKFYRDLAVASQRHDKVKARNKGGANLNPGRMFLRDKAGLTKGEREIIEGIYRNRGDVPKEADSVKSYSFKDEWDFVRSHKDAWMIGKQLQKQGIKFDPSLHLKVPEYLFCRLHENKSNSPREYCKFCETNHLHDSDFDNVEECVHRKSKYPSAPPTTPDADGREFEFPENVQIKKKLITRAKLEQEKHGIEQRSRVVKSVDETLINGRSRDRADKKKVFVNVFLPKIPSEATKDCSLIVDSRTNSFVTNYSRSGATPRTSKTKQDSVNPVNATTPPLKTHHVTQSHAEGE, encoded by the exons ATGGTAACGGAATGCCATGGACTTCCGTATCGAACTTTTCACCCTTGTTTCCCAAATCACGAAATGGAGTTTGTTAAACCGACGAACGCCTTCCGCGCGGG CTTCACGCCGCTGGTCCAGAAACCACGACCTCATACGTCACTTCCGCTTCATCACCAGTCGTTTGCAGCGACCCCTAGGATCCGTTCGGCGGTGATGACGATGCCGAGATCTCACGTGAGTATCGCGAGATTCTACGATTGGTCGGAGGACCTAGGCGAGTGTGTATCCGTGTCCAAGTTCTACAGAGACCTCGCGGTGGCGTCACAACGACACGACAAGGTCAAGGCCAGAAATAAAGGCGGCGCGAACCTTAACCCGGGGCGCATGTTTCTACGTGACAAAGCGGGACTCACCAAAGGGGAGAGGGAGATCATTGAGGGGATTTATCGAAACCGCGGAGATGTTCCGAAAGAAGCTGACAGCGTGAAGTCATACAGTTTCAAGGACGAGTGGGATTTTGTTCGAAGTCACAAAGACGCTTGGATGATAGGAAAACAGTTACAGAAGCAAGGAATAAAATTTGATCCAAGCTTGCACCTGAAAGTTCCGGAGTACTTGTTCTGTCGGTTACATGAAAACAAATCCAACTCGCCGCGTGAGTACTGTAAATTCTGTGAAACTAATCATTTACACGACTCGGATTTTGATAACGTGGAAGAATGTGTTCACCGGAAGTCTAAATATCCGTCTGCGCCACCTACCACCCCAGACGCAGACGGGCGGGAATTTGAGTTTcctgaaaatgttcaaataaaaaagaaactgaTCACCCGGGCTAAGTTGGAGCAGGAGAAACATGGAATCGAACAGAGGAGTCGTGTTGTGAAAAGCGTGGACGAAACGCTGATCAACGGTAGGTCACGTGACAGAGCCGACAAAAAGAAAGTCTTTGTGAATGTGTTTTTACCCAAAATTCCATCAGAGGCGACAAAAGACTGTTCTTTGATTGTGGACAGCCGAACCAATAGTTTTGTGACGAACTACAGCAGAAGTGGGGCAACGCCCAGAACATCTAAAACCAAACAGGATTCTGTGAACCCGGTGAATGCAACTACCCCGCCATTAAAGACGCACCACGTGACTCAGAGTCACGCCGAGGGCGAGTGA
- the LOC128186208 gene encoding uncharacterized protein LOC128186208 encodes MDFLPISFYRPGYQAQGTPMRDLLSYMLQDELGFPVTTHALQHRKRETPEKWHKSFRLDGFHPDEVKVSVSDGMVRIKARHERGDEDNRDVREATRTLKIPAGVDQGKVHCFMDHDNHYVVEAPFIPKEEDQEMELKIEDVPKAITQGDEDMQVAEAGQPFKESLDLSVFEPDHINVKRKGNIISVSADHDKEEDGIRVSRSFRREFTVPEGMDCSQVKVCRDPEGRLTIMAPTRPEEEDK; translated from the coding sequence ATGGATTTTCTGCCAATTTCCTTCTACCGACCCGGATACCAGGCCCAGGGAACTCCAATGAGGGACCTGTTGTCTTACATGCTACAGGACGAGCTAGGCTTTCCCGTGACAACTCACGCCTTGCAGCACAGAAAGAGAGAAACCCCGGAGAAATGGCACAAATCATTCCGCCTGGACGGATTCCACCCCGACGAGGTGAAGGTTTCGGTGAGTGATGGGATGGTAAGGATCAAGGCCCGCCACGAGCGCGGGGACGAGGATAACCGTGACGTCAGGGAGGCCACCCGGACCCTCAAGATCCCCGCGGGGGTGGACCAGGGCAAGGTGCACTGCTTTATGGACCACGACAACCATTACGTTGTAGAGGCGCCCTTCATCCCGAAGGAAGAGGACCAGGAGATGGAACTGAAGATTGAGGACGTCCCGAAGGCCATCACCCAGGGGGACGAAGACATGCAAGTAGCCGAGGCGGGGCAGCCGTTCAAGGAGAGTTTAGACCTGTCGGTGTTCGAGCCCGACCATATTAACGTCAAACGCAAGGGCAACATCATTTCCGTAAGCGCTGACCACGACAAGGAGGAGGACGGGATAAGGGTGTCGCGCAGCTTCAGGCGGGAGTTCACCGTACCCGAGGGCATGGACTGCAGCCAGGTCAAGGTGTGTCGTGACCCCGAGGGCAGGCTGACCATCATGGCGCCGACCAGACCCGAGGAAGAGGACAAGTAA
- the LOC128186199 gene encoding uncharacterized protein LOC128186199 isoform X3: MTMPRSHVSIARFYDWSEDLGECVSVSKFYRDLAVASQRHDKVKARNKGGANLNPGRMFLRDKAGLTKGEREIIEGIYRNRGDVPKEADSVKSYSFKDEWDFVRSHKDAWMIGKQLQKQGIKFDPSLHLKVPEYLFCRLHENKSNSPREYCKFCETNHLHDSDFDNVEECVHRKSKYPSAPPTTPDADGREFEFPENVQIKKKLITRAKLEQEKHGIEQRSRVVKSVDETLINGRSRDRADKKKVFVNVFLPKIPSEATKDCSLIVDSRTNSFVTNYSRSGATPRTSKTKQDSVNPVNATTPPLKTHHVTQSHAEGE; this comes from the coding sequence ATGACGATGCCGAGATCTCACGTGAGTATCGCGAGATTCTACGATTGGTCGGAGGACCTAGGCGAGTGTGTATCCGTGTCCAAGTTCTACAGAGACCTCGCGGTGGCGTCACAACGACACGACAAGGTCAAGGCCAGAAATAAAGGCGGCGCGAACCTTAACCCGGGGCGCATGTTTCTACGTGACAAAGCGGGACTCACCAAAGGGGAGAGGGAGATCATTGAGGGGATTTATCGAAACCGCGGAGATGTTCCGAAAGAAGCTGACAGCGTGAAGTCATACAGTTTCAAGGACGAGTGGGATTTTGTTCGAAGTCACAAAGACGCTTGGATGATAGGAAAACAGTTACAGAAGCAAGGAATAAAATTTGATCCAAGCTTGCACCTGAAAGTTCCGGAGTACTTGTTCTGTCGGTTACATGAAAACAAATCCAACTCGCCGCGTGAGTACTGTAAATTCTGTGAAACTAATCATTTACACGACTCGGATTTTGATAACGTGGAAGAATGTGTTCACCGGAAGTCTAAATATCCGTCTGCGCCACCTACCACCCCAGACGCAGACGGGCGGGAATTTGAGTTTcctgaaaatgttcaaataaaaaagaaactgaTCACCCGGGCTAAGTTGGAGCAGGAGAAACATGGAATCGAACAGAGGAGTCGTGTTGTGAAAAGCGTGGACGAAACGCTGATCAACGGTAGGTCACGTGACAGAGCCGACAAAAAGAAAGTCTTTGTGAATGTGTTTTTACCCAAAATTCCATCAGAGGCGACAAAAGACTGTTCTTTGATTGTGGACAGCCGAACCAATAGTTTTGTGACGAACTACAGCAGAAGTGGGGCAACGCCCAGAACATCTAAAACCAAACAGGATTCTGTGAACCCGGTGAATGCAACTACCCCGCCATTAAAGACGCACCACGTGACTCAGAGTCACGCCGAGGGCGAGTGA
- the LOC128186199 gene encoding uncharacterized protein LOC128186199 isoform X2 translates to MAVTVSPRRPSSFTPLVQKPRPHTSLPLHHQSFAATPRIRSAVMTMPRSHVSIARFYDWSEDLGECVSVSKFYRDLAVASQRHDKVKARNKGGANLNPGRMFLRDKAGLTKGEREIIEGIYRNRGDVPKEADSVKSYSFKDEWDFVRSHKDAWMIGKQLQKQGIKFDPSLHLKVPEYLFCRLHENKSNSPREYCKFCETNHLHDSDFDNVEECVHRKSKYPSAPPTTPDADGREFEFPENVQIKKKLITRAKLEQEKHGIEQRSRVVKSVDETLINGRSRDRADKKKVFVNVFLPKIPSEATKDCSLIVDSRTNSFVTNYSRSGATPRTSKTKQDSVNPVNATTPPLKTHHVTQSHAEGE, encoded by the exons ATGGCGGTCACCGTATCACCCAGAAGACCCTCTAG CTTCACGCCGCTGGTCCAGAAACCACGACCTCATACGTCACTTCCGCTTCATCACCAGTCGTTTGCAGCGACCCCTAGGATCCGTTCGGCGGTGATGACGATGCCGAGATCTCACGTGAGTATCGCGAGATTCTACGATTGGTCGGAGGACCTAGGCGAGTGTGTATCCGTGTCCAAGTTCTACAGAGACCTCGCGGTGGCGTCACAACGACACGACAAGGTCAAGGCCAGAAATAAAGGCGGCGCGAACCTTAACCCGGGGCGCATGTTTCTACGTGACAAAGCGGGACTCACCAAAGGGGAGAGGGAGATCATTGAGGGGATTTATCGAAACCGCGGAGATGTTCCGAAAGAAGCTGACAGCGTGAAGTCATACAGTTTCAAGGACGAGTGGGATTTTGTTCGAAGTCACAAAGACGCTTGGATGATAGGAAAACAGTTACAGAAGCAAGGAATAAAATTTGATCCAAGCTTGCACCTGAAAGTTCCGGAGTACTTGTTCTGTCGGTTACATGAAAACAAATCCAACTCGCCGCGTGAGTACTGTAAATTCTGTGAAACTAATCATTTACACGACTCGGATTTTGATAACGTGGAAGAATGTGTTCACCGGAAGTCTAAATATCCGTCTGCGCCACCTACCACCCCAGACGCAGACGGGCGGGAATTTGAGTTTcctgaaaatgttcaaataaaaaagaaactgaTCACCCGGGCTAAGTTGGAGCAGGAGAAACATGGAATCGAACAGAGGAGTCGTGTTGTGAAAAGCGTGGACGAAACGCTGATCAACGGTAGGTCACGTGACAGAGCCGACAAAAAGAAAGTCTTTGTGAATGTGTTTTTACCCAAAATTCCATCAGAGGCGACAAAAGACTGTTCTTTGATTGTGGACAGCCGAACCAATAGTTTTGTGACGAACTACAGCAGAAGTGGGGCAACGCCCAGAACATCTAAAACCAAACAGGATTCTGTGAACCCGGTGAATGCAACTACCCCGCCATTAAAGACGCACCACGTGACTCAGAGTCACGCCGAGGGCGAGTGA